The window AACCTATTTCAGTAATGCTTGCCGAAGGTTCTGAAATAGAAGTAAGAATGAAAAAGTATTTGCTGGAAAAGTAAAAAGTGTGAAGTGAAAGTTTACAAACATTATTATTTTTAAAGAAATCGTTAATGAGTGTCCACGAATAGTAATAACTTAGTTTTTAACGGTTTGTTTGTCATTCCGAAGGAATCTAAACTATTTTATTTTCAGTATTTTTAGATTCCTATGAATTGATAAAATGATTTCTGATTTTAGTGCTATGAATAAAAACAGACATTTACAAAATCATTTTACATAAAGTCTCAACAAGGATGTTTGTTCTAAAAATCATTTTGCATTAAGGTAAAACAGGGGTGTTTGTATTCGAAATCAACTTACATAAAGTCCAAACATATATGTTTTAACTCAAAATCAGATTACAGAAAGAATAAACACAATTGTTTGTCCTTACAATCAATTGACATGATGTCTAAACATAGGTACCTGCATTTAAAGTCAGTTTACTTTAATTAGACCTAAGGTTATTCATATTCTCACAGAAAATTTCAGATTTTCAAACTTATGTGTTCTAAAGTGCTTTCAAAGTTGTCAACTAAAACTCATTTGACGGATGTGTTTTAAAAAAACTTTTGTAGCTTTTGTGGTTAAACATTAATTTAGCAAAAACTAAACTTAATGTTCGCCAAACCAAAACCGAAAACTCTTTTTCTCTCATCACTACTCATTTCAACCACTTTTTTTTCGCAGGCACACAATGTTTCCGATGGCTATCAAAAACCTACGGACCCTTTAGTTGTTGAAAATCTCGAAAACTGGCAAGATTTAAAATTTGGTTTGTTCATGCATTGGGGAACCTACAGCCAATGGGGAATTGTAGAAAGCTGGAGCCTTTGTCCTGAAGATGAATCTTGGACGCAGCGCAAACCGGAACATGGAAAATCGTACAATGAATATGTAGAAAACTACGAAAACCTACAGAAAACTTTTAATCCAACACAGTTTAATCCACAAAAGTGGGCAGATGCAGCGAAGAAAGCCGGAATGAAATATATGGTTTTCACGACAAAGCATCATGATGGATTTGCGATGTTTGATACCCAACAGTCTGATTACAAAATAACTTCCCCAAACACTCCTTTTTCCAAAAGCCCCAAAGCAGATGTGGTAAAGGAAGTGTTTAATACATTTAGAAAAGATGGTTTTAAAATAGGAGCTTATTTTTCAAAACCTGATTGGCATTCTAATGATTATTGGTGGTCTTATTTTCCGCCAAAAGATAGAAATGTGAATTATGACCCTAAAAAATATCCTGAAAGATGGAATAGCTTCAAAAATTTCACCTTTAATCAACTCAACGAAATCACCTCAAACTATGGTAAAGTAGATATTCTTTGGTTAGACGGAGGTTGGGTACGTCCGTTTCATACGATTGATCAAAGTGTTGAATGGCAAAGAACAATTAAGGTCGAACAAGACATTGACATGGATAAAATAGGGACGATGGCTCGAAAAAATCAACCCGGAATTATCGTTGTAGACCGTACTGTTCCGGGAAAATGGGAAAATTATGTGACGCCCGAACAAGCCGTTCCCGAAAAACCGCTTACAATCCCTTGGGAGAGCTGCATTACGATGGGGGATTCATTTTCTTATGTTCCCAATGACAATTACAAATCATCTCAGAAAATCATTGAAACTTTAGTTAAAATTATTTCAAGAGGTGGAAATTACCTGATGAATATTGCTCCCGGACCAAACGGAGATTATGATGCGGTTGTTTATGAAAGATTAAAAGAGATCTCAGCTTGGATGAATGACAATCAATCTGCAGTTTTCGCAACAAGAAGCAGAGCTCCTTATCATGAAGGAAATTTTTATTATACTCAAAGTAAAGACGGTAAAACTGTGAATGTTTTTCATTTGGATGATCGTGAAAATTATCAATCCCCATCAACTTTAAACTTTACAATTCCTGAAAATTTTAATCCGAAATCTTTGAAAATTTTAGGCTTAAAAAATAAAATTCAATGGAAAAAAAATGGAAATTCAATTGAACTCAATATACCAAAAGAAAGAACTCAATTAAAATATTCAACCGTGATTCAAATTACACAATAGTTGAATTGTAAACTACTTTAAAAATGACATAGGAAATCGGAGCGTTAAAAAAATTAGAAGAAATTCCGTTAAGAAATTTCCACTGTTTGAGTGGCGGCAAAAATAATTCTTATTAATAGAAATATTGTTCCCGCCCGAGTTTTGGAAATTTTAGGAAGTTCTTCTAAATTTTAGCGGAGAGTTCCAAGTCTTGAACTTTTGGTTCTTTTGTTTCAAGACAAAAGAACATATTTAAAATAAAATTATTTTACGATGCTTTTTAAACTCAGATTTAAAATTACAGTAATTTCATTATTGAGCACTACATTTATTACCGCTCAAAAACCTTTATATAAAGACCCAAAACAACCTGTCGAAGTCAGAGTCCAGGATTTGCTGAAACGTATGACTCCCGAAGAAAAATTCTGGCAATGCTTCATGATTCCCGGAGATTTAGATGATGTTCCGAAAGGTCAATATGTCCACGGAATTTTCGGTTTGCAGGTGAGTGCAGGAAATCAAGGTGGTGGAGTTGCGGGACAATTGTTGAAATACAATGCCAATGAAGATGCGGAAAGATTGGCAAAAAAAATCAATGCAATTCAAAAATATTTTGTCGAAGAATCACGATTGGGAATTCCTATTATCCCTTTTGATGAAGCTTTACATGGATTAATGCGTGAAGGTGCAACCGCTTTTCCACAGGCGATTGGTTTGTCGGCAACATTCAATCCTGAGTTGATGAAAGAAGTTTCGACCGCCATTGCAAAAGAATCAAAATTGAGAGGAATCCGTCAGATTTTAACGCCAGTGGTAAATCTGGCGAGTGATGTTCGATGGGGAAGAACGGAAGAGACGTATGGTGAAGACCCATTTTTGACTTCCGTGATGGGTATAAATTTTGTCAGTTCTTTTGAAAACATGGGAATTATTACTACTCCAAAACATTTTTTAGCAAATGTAGGTGAAGGCGGAAGAGATTCTTACCCGATTCATTGGAGTAAAAGATATTTGGAGGAAACGCATTTAGTTCCTTTTCAAAAAGCTTTTAATCAAGGAAAAAGTCGTTCGGTGATGACTTCTTATAATTTATTGGATGGGAGACCTTCAACTGCAAATCATTGGTTGTTGACCGAAAAATTAAAAAATGAATGGAATTTCAAAGGTTTTGTCATCAGTGATGCAAGTGCGGTTGGTGGTGCAAATGTGTTGCATTTTACGGCAAAAGATTATAATGATGCTTCTGCACAGGCAATTAACGCTGGTCTTGACGTAATTTTCCAAACAGAATATCAACATTATAAATTGTTTATTCCGCCGTTTTTGGATGGAAGAATTTCGAAAGAGAGAATTGATGACGCAGTTTCGAGAGTTTTACGAGCAAAATTTGAATTGGGTTTATTTGAAAATCCTTACTTATCAAATAAAAATATTGAAGAATTAAAGAAGATTAATCATAAACCTTTAGCGGAAAAAGTGGCTATTGAATCTTTTGTTTTGCTTCAAAATACTCATCAGACACTCCCAATTTCTGAAAATGTAAAGAAAATTTTGGTTGTTGGAACCGATGCAGTTGACGCAAGATTGGGTGGCTATTCCGGACCGGGAAATAAGAAAGTGAGTATTTTAGAAGGAATTAAAAACTTCGTTAAAAACAAAAATATTGAAATCACTTATTCGAAAGGAATTGACTGGAATTTAAAAGATTTTGTAACCGTACCCACTGAATTTTTATCTTTCGAAAATCAAAAAGGATTGAAAGGAAATTATTTTTCCAATTCAGATTTAAAAGGAAATCCGGCTTTTGAAAAACAGGATGAACAATTAAATTTCAAATGGACTTTGTATTCTCCAAATCCTGAAAAACTACAACCAGACAATTACAGCATTCGCTGGACAGGAAAACTGGAAGCTCCGAATTCCGGGAAATATCAATTGGGCCTTCGTGGAAATGACGGTTTCAGATTGTATTTAAATGGAAAATTACTGATTGATAATTGGGAAAAGTTGAGTTATTCAACAAAAACGGTTGAGCTTGATTTTAATAAAGGTCAAAAATCAGATATTGTTGTTGAATTTCATGAAAATAGGGGAGAAGCGAACATCGAATTGGTTTGGAATTATGGTTTGAATAATCCTTGGGTTGATTTTAATACAGCCTTCAATTTAGCTCAAGATACAGATTACATAATCATTGTAGCTGGAATTCACGAGGGGGAATTTCAGGACCGGTCTTCATTGAGCCTCCCTGGAAATCAGGAAAAATTTATTGATGAAGTTTCAAAATTAAATAAACCGATGGCAGTTGTTTTGGTTGGCGGTTCTGCGATAAAAACGACAGCTTGGAAAGATAAAGTAGGAGCGATTTTAGATGTTTGGTATCCCGGAGAAGAAGGTGGAAATGCGGTTGCAAAAGTTCTTTTTGGAGCTGAAAATCCTTCAGGGAAATTGCCAATTACGTTCCCGATTGAAGAAGGTCAATTGCCTTTAACGTATAATCATCATCCGACAGGAAGAGGAAATGATTATCACGATTTGAGCGGTGAGCCACTGTATCCGTTTGGTTTTGGCTTGAGTTATACGACTTTTGAGATTTCTGATTTACAATTAAATCAAACAAAATATTCTGAAAACGACACCATTATTGCAAAAGTAAATGTAAAAAATACAGGTTCAAAAGCGGGAAGTGAAGTTGTTCAGTTATATGTAAAAGATTTGCTGGCTTCTGTTTCAAGACCCATTTTAGAGTTGAAAGGTTTGAAAAAAATATATTTAAAACCTGGAGAATCTAAACAGATCTCTATTGAAGTTCCAGTGAAAGAATTACAATTTTTAGATGAGAAAATGAATTGGATTGTGGAAAAGGGAATGTATCGAATTTTTGTTGGAAGCTCGTCAAAGAATCTTCCGCTAAAAGAAAATATCGAGGTGGAATAATTACTGTTTAATATGATTTTTTAAATCCATTTCTGCTCCTAAAATTCTGATGATTTCAATAGTAGAAAAATTGATGATTCTGTAAAAAATTATATGTTTGCCTGCAGGAAATCCCAATGTTTCAAGATTAATTTCTGAATATTTTTTTCCAATTTTTGGATTTTCTGCTAGCAAATTAAAAGTGCTTATCAGTTTTTCATAGTATACATCCGCTTGGTTTTCTGACCAAAATTCATAAGTGTATTCATAAATTTTACTTAAGTCTTCCACAGCTTTATTGGTTAATGAATATTCAGCCATTGTTTTTTAAGTTGGCTTTAAGGGTTTGAAGATGTTTTTTTGGATTAAAATCAGCATTAATTCCACTATCAGTTCCTTCTCTAATTGCTTTTTTAAGAAGTTGAATTTTGCTTTCATCTTCTTCGAGTAAACGCAAACCCGCACGGATTACTTCACTAGCATTTTTAAATCTTCCCTCTGAAATTTTCTGGTCAACAAAGTCTTCAAAATAATCTCCTAAAGAAACAGATGTATTGCGTCCCATTTTATTTATTTTAAATCAAAGTTACCAATTTTTGGTAATCGAGGCAAATTTAGAGTCAATATTCTTGGTATGATATATGTAATATTCACTTTAAATCTGAATGAAATTAATTGGTTTTAAAATCATTCTAAAATTTAAAAGTCATGAAAAAGTTATTCATCTCAACCATTTTGTTAGTAGGATTGTCAACAGGTGTTGTAGCACAGAAACATCCAACTCCGCCGCCACATCCTTCGAAAATGCAGCTCTATAACAGTAAGCTGAATGAACTAAATAAAAGATACAACACTGAAAAAAAACTGATTATGAATCATCCGATTGCTACCAAAAAAATGAAACAAGATCAGCTTAAAGCTTTAAATGTACGTTATCAAAACGAAAAGAAATTGTTAAGAGCTGCTAAATAAATGTGGAAAATATGTTAAAAATGAAAATTTGAACAAGTGTTTAATTTTACGATATTTTTACTATTAAATAAATTTATTAAAAGAGAATGTGTTTTTGCGTTCTCTTTTTTGTTTATAATTAAATGAAAACTATGTTCGTTATGCATTCCTTCACGAATTTTCAGAAACGTAAAACATCCAATATTTTTCCTTAAATTCGCATAAAAATTTTAAACTAATGAATTACGATATTATTGTTATCGGGAGTGGTCCTGGTGGATATGTTACTGCAATCAGAGCGGCGCAATTGGGTTTTAAAACTGCAATTATCGAGAAAGAAAATTTAGGAGGAATCTGCCTTAACTGGGGATGTATTCCAACTAAAGCTTTGTTGAAGTCGGCTCAGGTTTTTCATTATATTAATCATGCAGAAGACTATGGTTTGAATAAAGTGGAAGCTAGTTTTGAGTTTCCAAACGTTATTCAGAGAAGCCGTGGTGTTGCCTCTAAAATGAGCAAAGGAATTGAATTCTTGATGAAAAAGAACAAAATTGATGTTATTTTAGGAACTGCAAAAGTACAAAAAGGTAAAAAAGTTTCTGTTACAGATAAAGAAGGAAAAGTAACTGAATACACAGGAACTCACATTATTTTGGCTACAGGAGCTCGTTCTAGAGAGTTGCCAAACTTACCTCAAGATGGTAAAAAAGTAATTGGATACAGACAGGCATTATCTCTTCCTGATCAGCCAAAATCTATGATTGTTGTAGGTTCTGGAGCTATCGGAGTTGAGTTTGCTGATTTTTATAATACAATGGGTACCAAAGTAACTGTTGTAGAATTTTTACCAAACATCGTTCCTGTAGAAGATGAGGATATTTCTAAGCACTTAGAGAAATCTCTGAAAAAATCAGGAATCGAAATCATGACAAATGCTTCTGTGGAAAGCGTTGACACAAGCGGAAACGGTGTGAAAGCTACGGTAAAAACTGCAAACGGAAACGTAACTCTTGAAGCTGATATTTTACTTTCTGCTGTTGGAATCGCTGCAAACATCGAGAACATCGGTCTTGAAGAAGTGGGAATTCAGACAGATAAAGGTAGAGTTTTAGTAAACGAATGGTACGAAACTTCAGTTCCTGGTTACTACGCAATCGGAGATATTATTCCAACTCAGGCTTTGGCACACGTTGCTTCTGCTGAAGGGATTACTTGTGTAGAAAAAATCAAAGGAATGCACGTTGAGAAAATCGACTATGGCAATATTCCTGGATGTACGTACTGTCACCCTGAAGTTGCTTCTGTTGGTCTTACAGAAAAACAAGCTAAAGAAAAAGGTTACGAGCTTAAAGTAGGTAAATTCCCTCTTTCTGCAAGTGGAAAAGCTACTGCAAACGGAAATACAGATGGTTTCATCAAAGTGATTTTTGACGCTAAATACGGTGAATGGTTAGGTTGTCACATGATTGGTGAAGGCGTAACTGATATGGTTGCTGAAGCGGTTGTTGCTAGAAAATTAGAAACAACTGGTCACGAAATTATTAAATCTATTCACCCGCATCCAACAGTTTCTGAAGCGATTATGGAAGCTGCTGCTGCTGCTTATGGTGAAGTGATTCACATTTAATATTCACTTTGTCAAAGTTGAAAATCTTTGACAAAGTTTATCAATATCAAAACCACAGATCTTGTCTGTGGTTTTTCTTTTTCCTAAATAACTTTTTTCATTTTTATCTCGCATATTTTCTTAATTTTATCCACTTAATAAAGTACAAATTATATGTTTAAAAAATTAGCTGCGGAAGCTTTAGGATTAAGTGATATCGGTAAAATTATTCCTTCTCAGGATTATGATAAGGTAGATTCTGATGATTATATTTTATCTGAAGATAATGAGAAAATATTCTTTTTAATTAAATCTAAAAGAGATGAATACTGTTTTACAAACAGAGCATTGATTCATATCGACGGAGCAAGTGCACTGGATAGAAAACGAGTATTGAGAAGATACGAATATTATCAGTTTCCTTTTTCAAATATAGCTCTTCAAACTGCCGGGACCATTGATTTGGATGTAGAGATTTCATTTAATATCGGAAATGTTCCATTGATGATTAGTGTTGCAAAAGGTCAGATTGACCAGTTGAAAGACCTTTATAAAGCGCTTTTAGCTATTCAGCAGGAAGTTCATCACAATCATTCTTTGCTGAATTTTTCGAATGACAGTATACAGAAAGCAATTGGCAGCGTTGCATCAGGAAAACAGGAAAATGTTTCAAAAAGCCAAGAATTAAAGGCAATCAACGAATATATTTTTGCCTGGAATACCAATAGTTTTGACAGATACACTCAAAAAGATTTCTCGAAAATTTTTGAAAAGTATATTAATAATTAGGATTTCAATCAACTTAAAATTAAACCACAGATTTTGTCTGTGGTTTTTCCTTTTAAATCATTAACAAAATATTTAGCCTCTTTAAAGATGATGTTTAAAGATGTTTTCTTACATTTATTTAATGAATTTTGAAAAGACAGGATTGGTTTTATCAGGCGGCGGCACCAAAGGAATCGCTCATGCAGGAGTACTGAAGTTTTTGAGCGAAAAGAATATTGATGCTGATATTCTAGCCTGTTGCAGCGCAGGTTCTATTGTTGGCTGTCTTTATGCAATCGGGAAAAAGCCTGAAGAAATTTTAGATTTCTTTCAGTCGGTGTATTTTTTTAATTGGAGACATTTTACATTCAATCAGCCAGGATTGGTTTCTTCTGAGATTTTTAATACCTATCTGAAACCTATTTTCAATAATATGAAGATTGGAGACCTTGATAAAGAAGTAAAAATAGTAGCAACCGAATTGGTTGGCGGAACAGAAAAGATTTTCGATGAAAACTTTTTAATTACGGATGCTATTATTGCTTCATGTTCAATTCCAGGAATTACAACACCTTATATTTTAGGAGAAGAAATGTTCTGCGACGGAGGTGTTTTAAATAATTTTCCGGCAGATATCATCCGTGATGATTGTGATAAACTGATTGGTGTATTTGTTTCGCCACCACATGATATTAAAATCGATGATTTAAAGTCAATTAAGGCGATAGTTTCCAGGTCTTATGATTTGCTTTCATACCGCATCGAAAAGATTAAATTTGAATATTGTGACTGGCTTATTTCGTCTCAGGATTTATCAAGCTACGGAACTTTTGAGCGGAGAAAAGACCGTTTAGAGCAAATATTCAATATTGGTTATCGTGCAGCTAAAGAAAGCTTTGCGGAAAGCAATTATTCTCCAGGAATCAAAGATTAATTTCTCAATCATTTTTATAAAATATTGTTTGAGAAAAATAAAATTATTTTAATAAACATTTGTATTTTAGTTAATTAATATGTAATTTTTATCAACTATCAACTATCAACTATCAACTATCAACTATCAACTATCAACTATCAACTATCAACTATCAACTATCAACTATCAACTATCAACTATCAACTATCAACTATCAACTATCAACTATCAACTATCAACTATCAACTATCAACTATCAACTATCAACTATCAACTATCAACTATCAACTATCAACTATCAACCATCAACTATTTTAAACAAAAACATCTGTAAACTCGAAACTCTTACCATTAAATAATCCTTTATCGCTGAGTTTTAATTCTGGGATTACTAAAAGAGCCATGAAAGATAAGCTCATATAAGGAGCCCTCAGTTTGCTTCCTAATTCTTTCGCACGTCTGTCTAATTTTATGTAAGATTCAGCAACCTTTTCAGCAGGAAGATTGGTCATAATTCCGGCAATGGGCAATTCTAAAACCATTTCTTCAGTTTCTGTGGCTAGAGAAATTCCTCCTTTAGCTTTAATAATAGCATTTACAGCTTTACAGATATCATTATCATTCGTTCCGACGGCAACGATATTATGGCAGTCATGAGCGACACATGATGCGATAGCACCGTCTTTTAAACCGAAATTTTTAATAAATGCAACGGCTACCGGAGCGTCGTTGTAGCGATTAACTACAGCAATTTTCAGAATGTCTTCATCTGTATTTGATTCAGCATATCCGTTGATATTTAATGTGTTTGCATGGATTTCTTGAGTAATGAGTTGTCCGTCCAGAGTTTCAATCACACGAATTTTTTCGCTCTCACTTTTAATTTTAAAATCAGAAGATTGTTTTATGGTACAATGAAAATTATTAACAATTTCAGATTCAACAGCTTGAATGAATGAGGTATTGTTTTCAGCAACCACATCTCCGTTAATATAAGTTTTTAAAATATTAAAATCTTCAGTATTATCAATTTCAATAAAATCTGCGTTATCACCAATTTGCAATAAACCGATGGGTAAATTGTAATGATGAATTACATTGTAAGAAGCTGCACGAAGAACGTTGTATAAATCATGACCTTCTTTTAACGCACGTTTTACATGATTATTGATATGAGACTCCATCAAATTATCAGGATGTTTGTCATCACAGCAAAACATAATCTGCTCCGGGAAATCTTTTAACAAAGGAATTAATGTGTCGAAATTTTTTGCAGCACTTCCTTCTCTTATCATGATTTTTACCCCATGTTTTAGTTTTTCAAGCGCTTCATCATAACCAAAACACTCATGGTCTGTAGATATTCCGGCATCGAAATAATTTTTCATAGTTTCGCCCATCAATCCGGGAGCGTGACCATCGATAGGCTTGTTGTGTTTCTTGGAGAATTCAATTTTCTTTAAAACTTCTTCATCTTTGTAAATGACGCCCGGAAAATTCATCATTTCAGCCAAATAAACAATTTCCTTTCTGCTCAATAATTCGTTAATGTCATTAGAATCTATAACTGCTCCTGCAGTTTCAAAATTTGTTGCAGGAACACACGAAGGAGCGCCAAAATAAAAATGAAAAGGAACCTGTTGCGCATTGTCGATCATATAATCTACACCAGCAATTCCCAAAACATTGGCAATCTCATGAGGATCTGAAATTGTTCCTACCGTACCGTGTTTTACAGCAATTCGGGCAAATTCTGACGGTACGAGCATGCTGCTTTCAATATGTACGTGAGCATCGATAAATCCTGGTAGAATGTAGGTGTCTAAAGATTCCTCAATTCTTTTTATGGAAGCTATTTTTTTGTTTAAAATAACAACTTCTGCGGGATAAATATCTTTAGCGACGATATCGATTAAATTTGCTTTTACCGTAAATTCCATTTGTTTTATTTAAATAAATAATTCCTAATAGTGAAATTAGGAATTATTTTTAGATTGTATTAAAATTAATTTTTAACTATTTGCGCATCTTGTCTTACCAAAGTTTCGCCGTTGCCATCGATAACAACTAATGTGTAAGGAGCTTTTTTGGCTGAAGCGGTAAGGTAGTTTCTCCACACCTGATAAAGCGTTCCATTATTGTTGAATTCAAAATAATAATTTCCACCCGATCCATCAGGAATTAATTCTCCATTACTGATAATCATACTTGGTTTTGCCGTAATTTTTGTGTTAGCACCCCAAGATTGATACAGATAATTTCCATTCGGCTGTTTATCGATTCTTACCTTAAATTTTTTTGTTTTAATAATAACCGTTTTTGGAACATTTTGAAAATATGCTGCCCCATTATCTTTTTTTGGAGTGGGATTTAAATCATGTGCTGAAATCAGAGAAAACTGAACAATACATAAGGTTCCTAATAATAATTTCTTAATCATATTGATTTTGTTTTAATTATAAGATGGGAATCAAATTTAAAGCCAATAAAATATCTAAATAGTTTTTACTTTTCTATCGTCCTAAGCCTTAGTCTCAATATCAACCTCAAGATTCTGCGTATAACTCGCAAAAGCTTCTTCCAAGCTATCAAATTTTCCTTTAAACTCTTCAATATTACAATCCTGAAGAATGTTTCCATGATGAATCAAAATTACGCGTGTGCAAAGCGCTTCGACTTCCTGCATAATGTGTGTAGAAAGTAAAACAGTTTTCTCTTTACCAATTTCTTTAATCACATTTCTGATTTCAAGAATCTGATTAGGGTCTAATCCGTTCGTTGGTTCATCTAAAATAAGTAAATCCGGCTGATGGATAATTGCCTGTGCCAAACCAACTCTCTGTTTGTAACCTTTAGAAAGCTGACCTATTTTTTTAGATTTTTCGGGAGTAATTCCTACCAATTCTATTACTTCATCAACTCTTGCTTCAGAAATTTTATGAATATTGGCAACAAACTGTAAATATTCTTTCACATACATTTCCAGATAAAGCGGATTGTTTTCGGGAAGAAAACCTATGTTTTTTTTGCTTTCAATCTCGTACTCTGAAATGTTTTTTCCGTTAAAGATAATTTCACCTTCATCAATTTTCAGTGCACCGACAATAGATTTCATTA is drawn from Chryseobacterium muglaense and contains these coding sequences:
- a CDS encoding ABC transporter ATP-binding protein — encoded protein: MSLQVINLTKKFGEQTALNNINISIDKSEIIGLLGPNGAGKSTLMKSIVGALKIDEGEIIFNGKNISEYEIESKKNIGFLPENNPLYLEMYVKEYLQFVANIHKISEARVDEVIELVGITPEKSKKIGQLSKGYKQRVGLAQAIIHQPDLLILDEPTNGLDPNQILEIRNVIKEIGKEKTVLLSTHIMQEVEALCTRVILIHHGNILQDCNIEEFKGKFDSLEEAFASYTQNLEVDIETKA